A single window of Cryptococcus neoformans var. neoformans JEC21 chromosome 3 sequence DNA harbors:
- a CDS encoding glutathione transferase, putative gives MSEVDVIIIPTFPPSPPTTSSSRMISTSPEWFSAPVKPPYKPSPLSISIPISPLTVMDSESDSNINHQEDGSLSPEASTPPLSPSDAISSVDMTRKVSSYSTCSSGSDGDTEEVIVTPSSQSPSSQGRNSPSSYFDFDSRRGKEDSRSRPPRVPVRGLIEPMWKLEEKEKSEVKVKSTGTNKLLEPFQMAFPTKKHTDIQYVFDEDSFVLTHVPAKIVSLSVFKPRLPRVPRWQRPIVIAVMSILLFGSLCIVSWFQQSLINAERSIAVRKGEWMVKYGAIAKAESDQMVDTEPGYKPAKPQHHSLKGQSKLSKRVDEEQKPFKKVSFHMTKDEELAALMSFIVGTSANALPPIDPENELSLEGFLPFNPHSPHAKTELEELVRTQWEVNPIMVLGNMRDPMMREARALFKKYNVKPAPFYVDIDQRSDSAHLSATLEHILGKQTGPYVLLAGKNIGNTSKLIELETNGALIDTVKEAGATIAKKLKKNKHQREEERKENERVLGPQRIAGA, from the exons ATGTCCGAAGTGGATGTCATTATT ATACCCACTtttcccccttcccctcctaCGACATCGTCGTCAAGAATGATATCCACTTCGCCTGAGTGGTTCTCAGCACCCGTAAAGCCCCCTTATAAgccttctcccctttcAATTAGCATACCGATCAGTCCCTTAACCGTCATGGACTCCGAGTCCGACTCCAACATCAATCATCAGGAAGACGGGTCTCTTTCCCCCGAAGCCTCCACCCCGCCTCTTTCACCCTCGGATGCAATTTCATCGGTTGACATGACACGCAAAGTCTCGTCTTATTCTACATGCTCCAGTGGCTCTGACGGTGATACCGAGGAAGTCATTGTcaccccttcctctcaaAGCCCGTCTTCTCAAGGTCGAAATTCCCCAAGCAGTTATTTTGATTTTGACTCCCGCAGAGGCAAGGAAGATTCTCGTTCAAGGCCCCCCCGTGTTCCAGTCAGGGGACTAATTGAGCCCATGTGGAAACtagaggaaaaggagaagtcTGAGGTCAAAGTCAAATCTACAGGGACAAACAAACTTCTTGAGCCTTTCCAGATGGCATTTCCTACTAAA AAACATACCGATATACAATATGTTTTTGACGAGGATTCATTCGTTCTTACCCATGTGCCCGCAAAGATAGTGTCACTTTCTGTCTTCAagcctcgtcttcctcggGTGCCTAGGTGGCAGCGTCCCATTGTCATTGCAGTCATGtctattcttcttttcggCTCTCTTTGCATAGTTTCCTGGTTCCAGCAGTCGCTCATCAACGCTGAGCGTTCGATAGCAGTCAGGAAAGGGGAGTGGATGGTAAAATATGGTGCAATCGCCAAAGCTGAGTCAGAT CAAATGGTTGATACTGAGCCCGGCTATAAACCAGCGAAGCCCCAACATCACTCTCTCAAAGGTCAGTCGAAGCTTTCAAAACGTGTTGACGAGGAGCAGAAACCCTTCAAGAAAGTCAGTTTTCACATGACTAAAGATGAGGAGTTGGCCGCCTTGATGAGCTTCATTGTCGGTACCAGCGCCAACGCGCTTCCCCCTATCGATCCCGAGAACGAACTTTCTCTTGAAGGATTCTTACCTTTCAATCCTCACTCACCCCATGCCAAGACTGAACTTGAGGAGCTGGTTCGCACCCAATGGGAAGTTAATCCCATCATGGTTCTGGGTAACATGCGTGACCCCATGATGCGCGAAGCGCGAGCTCTGTTTAAGAAATACAACGTCAAACCTGCCCCCTTTTATGTTGACATCGATCAACGATCAGATTCCGCCCATCTTTCAGCAACTCTCGAGCACATTCTTGGCAAGCAAACTGGTCCTTATGTTCTGCTTGCAGGCAAAAATATCGGCAACACGTCCAAGCTTATTGAGCTTGAGACGAACGGAGCCCTCATTGATACTGTCAAGGAAGCAGGAGCTACCATAGCtaagaagttgaagaagaacaagcatcaaagagaggaagagcgaaaGGAGAACGAGCGAGTTCTGGGTCCTCAACGGATTGCAGGCGCCTGA
- a CDS encoding threonine aldolase, putative: MVRGACFKYASLPVRISASIIFPTRTLATTAPIAMPVASSKSSADVTPDVGGQANVDQLHRVSRDFRSDTITIPTDAQLLCCLRATRGDDVYGEDTSTTALEKRIAKLTGKEAAMFAVSGTMTNQLAIRTHMKQPPHSVITDWRAHVHKMEAGGIAMFSQATTHQLVPENGLHLTMQDIEPALQLGTNIHIAPTKLICLENTLSGMIFPQEEIVKIGEMARKHDIGMHLDGARIWNVAADVIAKRGLNPNKEEDLQTVLTELIAPFDSASLCLSKGLGAPIGSALVGSKEFIDRAKWFRKAFGGGIRQAGGIAASADYAITHHFPRLIKTHELASRLEQGLRELGCDILAPVDTSMVFFQSKSIGLPLDAVMARLAALPDPIVIGGQRCVVHHQISPQAIEDFIGCIAEMKKEKEEKGEYKVTTLGQEEKDKLSRFVSPEIKNETSEARLRKEAALGY; encoded by the exons ATGGTCCGCGGCGCTTGCTTTAAATACGCCAGCTTGCCAGTAAGGATTTCCGCATCTATCATCTTTCCAACAAGAACATTAGCGACGACCGCACCTATCGCCATGCCCGTagcttcctccaagtcctCAGCAGACGTGACCCCCGACGTTGGTGGACAAGCAAACGTTGATCAGTTGCACAGGGTATCTCGTGACTTTCGTA GTGATACTATTACCATTCCTACAGATGCTCAGCTCCTGTGCTGTCTGAGAGCCACGAGAGGGGACGATGTATACGGTGAAGATACTTCGACAACAGCGCTCGAAAAACGGATAGCGAAACTGACCGGTAAGGAGGCTGCCATGTTTGCAGTCAGTGGTACTATGACGAATC AACTGGCCATTAGAACACACATGAAGCAACCGCCGCACAGCGTCATCACTGACTGGCGAGCACATGTCCACAAGATGGAAG CCGGTGGAATTGCCATGTTTTCTCAGGCGACTACCCATCAGCTTGTACCGGAAAATGGTTTACACTTGACCATGCAGGATATCGAGCCGGCTTTGCAGCTGGGTACCAATATTCACATTGCTCCTACCAAGCTTATTTGCCTTGAGAATACTTTGTCCGGCATGATTTTCCcgcaagaagagattgtAAAGATTGGGGAAATGGCAAGAAAACATGACATTGGTATGCATCTTGATGGCGCGAGGATCTGGAACGTGGCTGCCGATGTTATCGCGAAGAGGGGGCTAAATCCCAACAAAGAGGAGGATCTGCAGACTGT TCTTACAGAACTTATCGCTCCCTTTGACTCGGCATCGCTCTGCCTCTCCAAGGGCCTAGGTGCACCGATCGGTTCTGCGTTGGTCGGCTCTAAAGAATTCATCGATCGCGCTAAGTGGTTCCGCAAGGCTTTTGGGGGAGGTATCCGGCAAGCTGGTGGGATAGCTGCGTCTGCGGATTACGCAATAACCCATCACTTCCCAAGACTTATAAAGACACATGAACTTGCGTCGCGACTGGAGCAGGGTTTGAGAGAGCTAGGCTGTGATATCCTGGCGCCAGTGGACACCAGCATG GTATTTTTCCAATCTAAATCCATTGGACTACCCCTGGACGCTGTCATGGCCAGGCTGGCTGCTCTTCCTGATCCCATTGTTATTGGTGGTCAACGTTGCGTCGTCCACCATCAGATTAGCCCGCAAGCGATTGAAGATTTTATTGGCTGTATCGCcgaaatgaagaaggaaaaagaagaaaagggggAGTACAAGGTTACTACGCTAGggcaggaggagaaagacaAGTTGTCTAGATTTGTAAGTCCGGAGATCAAAAACGAGACAAGCGAAGCTAgattgaggaaggaggctgCTCTGGGGTATTAA
- a CDS encoding aminotransferase, putative has translation MPPRIAPLLSRTVRTSTRSFASTSVSMSAPVRTAAQWSDFGREHVSHGLGRVKDHVIVKGEGLNLYTADGKKLLDFTAGIGVTNLGHCHPAVSKAAAEQINNLVHLQCSIAFHQPYLELIEKLLPVMPDPSLDQFFFWNSGSEAVEAAVKLTRKATGRQNLIVFQGAYHGRTMGSGSMTRSKPIYTQNTGPLMPGVIATPYPYWHSLGASPSTSEEELVNLAKYQLDLLFRQQTSPKDVAAIFIEPVQGEGGYVPCPPAFMKHLREVCDKHGILLVVDEVQTGFFRTGKYFAVNSIPDFRPDVLVFAKGIANGFPLSGIVSTKELMSTLDVGSLGGTYAGNPVACAAGIAAQEVYASGEIEKNVAARSEQLFTALNKLASSEKTKHLIADVRGVGLMTAIEFRSASDPLTHEGLPEGTKIPKDIGKRVQAYCLEKDLMVLTTSCFDTIRFIPALVINEEEMKRAMDIFTEAVEKVALEA, from the exons ATGCCTCCTCGAATTgcccctcttctctctcgaACTGTCCGTACCTCCACCAGGTCTTtcgcctccacctccgtCAGCATGTCTGCCCCCGTCCGCACTGCAGCCCAATGGTCCGATTTTGGCCGTGAACACGTCTCTCACGGTCTTGGCCGGGTGAAGGACCATGTTATCGTCAAGGGTGAAGGCCTCAACCTTTATACCGCTGATGGTAAGAAGTTGCTCGACTTCACTGCTGGTATCGGTGTTACCAACCTTGGACA CTGCCATCCCGCGGTCTCcaaggctgctgctgagcaGATCAACAACCTCGTTCATCTTCAGTGCTCCATCGCTTTCCATCAGCCCTATCTTGAGCTTATCGAGAAGCTCCTCCCTGTTATGCCCGACCCCTCTCTTGaccagttcttcttctggaaCTCTGGTTCCGAGGCAGTTGAGGCTGCCGTCAAGCTCACCAGGAAGGCAACTGGCAGGCAGAACTTGATTGTCTTCCAGGGCGCTTATCACGGCCGAACCATGGGTTCCGGTTCCATGACAAGGTCTAAGCCCATCTACACCCAGAACACCGGCCCTTTGATG CCCGGCGTGATCGCCACCCCCTATCCCTATTGGCACTCTCTTGGcgcttctccttctacATCCGAGGAGGAGCTTGTCAACCTCGCCAAGTACCAGCTTGACCTTCTCTTTCGTCAGCAGACCAGCCCCAAGGATGTTGCCGCTATCTTTATTGAGCCAGTCCAGGGTGAGGG TGGTTACGTTCCCTGCCCCCCTGCCTTTATGAAGCACCTTCGAGAGGTTTGCGACAAGCACGGcatccttcttgttgtCGATGAAGTTCAGACTGGTTTCTTCCGAACCGGAAAGTACTTTGCCGTCAACTCCATTCCCGATTTCCGACCCGACGTCCTTGTCTTCGCCAAGGGTATCGCCAACGGTTTCCCCCTCTCCGGTATTGTCTCCACCAAGGAGCTCATGAGTACTCTTGACGTTGGTTCTTTGGGTGGAACTTATGCCGGTAACCCCGTCGCTTGTGCCGCTGGTATTGCCGCCCAAGAAGTCTATGCCTCTGGTGAGATCGAGAAGAATGTTGCCGCTCGATCCGAGCAGCTCTTCACCGCCCTTAACAAGCTAGCCTCTTCCGAGAAGACCAAGCACCTCATTGCCGATGTTCGAGGTGTTGGTCTCATGACTGCCATTGAATTCCGTTCTGCTTCCGACCCTCTTACCCACGAAGGATTGCCCGAGGGCACCAAGATTCCCAAGGACATTGGCAAGAGGGTTCAGGCTTATTGTCTCGAGAAGGACTTGATGGTTCTTACCACTTCTTGCTTCGACACTATCAGGTTCATTCCTGCTTTGGTCATtaatgaggaggagatgaagagagcTATGGACATCTTCACCGAGGCTGTGGAGAAAGTTGCCCTCGAGGCCTAG